In the Halomicrobium urmianum genome, TGTCCAATCCCCAGTTACGTATGTTGAATCTTGATATCTGATCCCTGTACCGACCAGCGTAATACCACCGAATGATCGATTAGAAGAATATTCCATCGGCTCAAGAAAGATAAGACTCCCTTCGCTCGGAGCGTCAGATAGCGCGTTATCTAATCTACTGTCAGGATCAGACCCATCGTACGCGCCAGCATAGAACCATCCGTTGGCCATCTCTTCTACACTGACCGGTCGCAGGAATTCGACTGCGCCCGTATCGTCGACGTCGGCGACGACATCCCCGCTGGGATCCTTCAGTTCGTCGAGGTAGACGTCGACCTCGTCGCCCGGCGCTCCGGCACGACGTGAGGACGTATCCGATCCGGATGCCGTTCCAGCCCCGAAGCCGAGCAGACCAGCGCCTGCCGCCGCTCCGCCGGCCTTCAGTACGTCTCGCCGGTTCGGCATCATCCGCTTGACCATGCTCTCCAGCTGCTCGATTCGCTCCTCCTGTTCGCGAACTCGCTGTCGCAGTTCGTTGGGATCTTCGTCGGTCATAGTTGTCTCGTTGGGTGACCCGCAACCTCGCCGATTTGCCGGGTCATCGGGAGCGGGTAGTCAGCGGATGGCTCTCAACAGGACCGTCGCGGCGACGACGCCGACGACGAATAGCGTCACCGGGTACGCCCACGTCGGGCCGATCCCGACCGTCAACATCGCGAACGTCGCGACGACGGCGATCACCGCACCTGCGACCGTCCCGACACCTGCACGGAACCCGGACGCCGCCATCACGCCACCGACGAGCAGGCCGGTCAGGAGTACGCCGGCACTGCCGACGCCGCCCTGGGCTGAGAACCCGCTCCCGATGATGAACGGACCGACCCTCGTCGCCATGTCGAGGATGCTCGAGAGCGATCCGTCGGTGACGCCCGACATCCACGTCTCGTTTCCGACCTCAGTGCTCTCGTTGTCGTAGTATGGCGCGTCGTTGGCGGCTGCTGCCGTTCCACCCATCGTGAGGGCCACAACAGTCAGCATCAGTACTCCGACCACGTACGCGGCCGCCACCGCCTGCTTGGTTCGTTTCTTCATCATGCACTCCCCCGGATCAGTCGGACAGTCGCTCCGATGAACGCCATCGAGAACGACCCGCCGAGCAGGACTGTCACGCGCGGCGGTGCGTTCGCGCTCTGGAGGACTGTAATCGGCCAGAACACGTAGCCGATCAATTTGACGATGAAGTTCCAAACTGCCAGAAGTGGACCACCCAGCTGCTGAAGCGACTGCTGGATCGGTCCACCCATATTTTCGAGATCGTCCGCGGTCGACTCGTTGGCGTCTACGCCGCCGGTCGTCGGGTCGTCGATGATGAAGCCCCCGACACCAGCCGAGTCCCACATGATCGCACCGCCACCCCACATGATTGCGCCGATCACGAAGTACGTGAGGATCACGTGCGAGAACCGCATCGTTAGATCCCCCTCCTGAGCGCGGTGAAGCTGATCCACGCCACGCTCGAGGCGAAGACCAGCCCGTACTGTACCCAGCCGATCACGCTGAACGCCGCGAGCACCAGCACGACCACCAGCCCGATCGACTCCGACGAGAGACGATAGTTGGTCGCCACAGCGCCCGCCATCAGGATCGACAGCAGGACCGACACCATCGTCTGGAACGCCGCCACGTCGCCAGCAGGCAGCAACGACGGCACGTCACCTGCGACGCTCAGTAGCGAGTTCGGATTCTCGAACTGCCGGTTGATCGAGTAATTCCGGTATCTGGTCCCGCTTCTGCCGGAGTCCATCTCGAACTGGGTCTTGACCACGAGTGTACTGTCGCTCATGTTGCTGAGGTCAAGTGAGAGCGTCAGGCTCCCGGCCCCTGTCGCCGAGTCGTTCGCGAGTACCGTCGAGTTCGTCTCGTTCTCGCGAATCGCCGTCACGTTGAACGACGACACCGACTCGTCGAGCTCGCGGACGTCGACCGTGACGTCCGTCTGGCCCGCCGGGACGAC is a window encoding:
- a CDS encoding twin-arginine translocation signal domain-containing protein gives rise to the protein MTDEDPNELRQRVREQEERIEQLESMVKRMMPNRRDVLKAGGAAAGAGLLGFGAGTASGSDTSSRRAGAPGDEVDVYLDELKDPSGDVVADVDDTGAVEFLRPVSVEEMANGWFYAGAYDGSDPDSRLDNALSDAPSEGSLIFLEPMEYSSNRSFGGITLVGTGIRYQDSTYVTGDWTVSGPETAVERVWLGGSITVDQPDCLLTKIRGNGSITFSSGTSGGVADTIVGVPVTDNGSNTIGTTS